The following are from one region of the Rhodospirillales bacterium genome:
- a CDS encoding bacteriohemerythrin, whose translation MGCQPGNAYHYQSIKSRYHVTSTPPRSLSDFLRRAIGPMDKIAMPAVVWTPAMSVGIEALDTDHKMLFGLINQLDRAIAEGSADTIVASIINGLVDYTEYHFGREEAMMAAVGYAGLDAHRASHRALVESLQLLRDAYAGGLRDGIETRLLTFMRDWITGHIRGEDIQYAPVMKGRESDLAHVDKDYTRKLLARSP comes from the coding sequence ATGGGCTGTCAACCCGGAAATGCCTATCATTATCAGTCGATTAAATCGAGGTATCATGTTACCTCGACGCCACCTCGCTCTTTGTCGGATTTCCTTCGGCGTGCTATAGGCCCCATGGATAAAATTGCCATGCCCGCCGTCGTCTGGACTCCCGCCATGAGCGTCGGTATCGAAGCCCTCGATACCGACCACAAGATGCTGTTCGGCCTCATCAACCAACTCGACCGTGCCATCGCCGAAGGGTCGGCCGACACCATCGTCGCCAGCATCATCAACGGCCTGGTCGATTACACCGAATACCATTTCGGCCGCGAGGAAGCGATGATGGCCGCCGTCGGCTACGCCGGGCTGGACGCCCACCGCGCCAGCCACCGGGCTCTGGTCGAATCCTTGCAGCTCTTACGCGACGCCTACGCCGGCGGATTGCGCGACGGGATCGAGACCCGCTTGCTCACATTCATGCGCGATTGGATCACCGGGCACATCCGCGGCGAAGACATACAATACGCGCCCGTCATGAAAGGCCGCGAATCCGATCTCGCCCACGTCGACAAGGACTACACCCGGAAACTCCTCGCGCGCTCGCCTTAA
- the rpsI gene encoding 30S ribosomal protein S9: protein MAETIKSLADLKESPAAPVAAGPAAPTEPVIDALGRSYATGRRKNAVARVWVKRGPGKITINGKDFQAYFARPVLQMLIKQPLITSQRDGQIEIWCTVTGGGLSGQAGAVRHGISRALTLHEPGLRPVLKKGGFLTRDSRVVERKKYGHAKARRSYQFSKR from the coding sequence ATGGCCGAAACGATCAAGTCGCTCGCCGATCTGAAGGAATCCCCGGCCGCGCCGGTCGCGGCGGGTCCGGCCGCGCCGACCGAGCCGGTGATCGACGCCCTCGGCCGCTCGTACGCCACCGGCCGGCGCAAGAACGCGGTCGCGCGCGTGTGGGTCAAGCGCGGCCCCGGCAAGATCACCATCAACGGCAAGGATTTCCAGGCCTACTTCGCCCGCCCGGTGCTGCAGATGCTGATCAAGCAGCCGCTGATCACTTCCCAGCGCGACGGGCAAATCGAGATTTGGTGCACGGTGACCGGCGGCGGGCTGTCCGGCCAGGCCGGCGCGGTCCGCCACGGCATCAGCCGCGCGCTCACCCTCCATGAGCCGGGCCTGCGCCCGGTCCTCAAGAAGGGCGGCTTCCTCACGCGCGATTCGCGCGTGGTCGAGCGCAAGAAGTACGGCCACGCCAAGGCGCGACGCAGCTACCAGTTCTCGAAACGCTGA
- the rplM gene encoding 50S ribosomal protein L13, whose protein sequence is MKTYSAKPADVTRKWYVVDAEDVVLGRLASLLALRLRGKHKPMFSPNIDCGDNIIVVNAEKVRLTGNKRARKVFHWHTGHPGGVKTRTMGQILESKAPERVIVKAVERMITRNPMGRAQMRKLHVYAGPKHPHEAQNPEVLDLAAMNPKNKRSA, encoded by the coding sequence ATGAAGACCTATTCCGCCAAACCCGCCGACGTCACGCGCAAGTGGTACGTGGTCGACGCCGAGGACGTCGTGCTCGGCCGGCTCGCCAGCCTGCTCGCGCTGCGCCTGCGCGGCAAGCACAAGCCGATGTTCTCGCCCAATATCGATTGCGGCGACAACATCATCGTCGTCAACGCCGAGAAGGTGCGGCTCACCGGCAACAAGCGCGCGCGCAAGGTGTTCCATTGGCACACCGGCCACCCCGGCGGCGTCAAGACCCGGACCATGGGCCAGATCCTGGAAAGCAAGGCGCCCGAGCGCGTCATCGTGAAGGCGGTCGAGCGCATGATCACCCGCAACCCGATGGGCCGCGCTCAGATGCGCAAGCTGCACGTCTACGCCGGGCCCAAGCATCCGCACGAGGCCCAGAACCCGGAAGTTCTCGACCTCGCCGCGATGAACCCGAAGAACAAGAGGAGCGCCTGA